From Cyclopterus lumpus isolate fCycLum1 chromosome 2, fCycLum1.pri, whole genome shotgun sequence, a single genomic window includes:
- the LOC117741618 gene encoding aryl hydrocarbon receptor-like isoform X2, which yields MKKGQSGSSWTGECSLMFGGNVPKALTPSSSSSSSSSSSSQVTSIDGVNFNEGDLLLQALSGFVLVVTAEGYVFYTSPTIQDFLGFHQSDVVHQSVFELIHTDDRALFRQQLHFALNPDTSQTDSLSEQSSAEVSSNVMTYDPQAIPPENSSFLERNFCCRFRCLLDNSSGFLALNFRGRLKFIHGQNRVSEDGAPVPPQLALFAIATQMQRPSILEIRTKTLIFQSKHKLDFTPMGIDNRGKVVLGYNEVELCMKGSGYNFIHAADMMYCADNHLRMMKTGESGFTVFRLLAKTGSWIWVQANARLVFKAGKPDFIVARQRALINEEGEDQLRLRRLQLPFNFTTGEALLYDITPTVDTPDPCSAPKQRKLDDHTVSRESMMGCMLSQDQSLYCDHNKNNAFNIINDDAFKHSHATVSVPGDMWELAAPKPAVGNVVKSEDTVQDMIETLQQILGENDLSTLDVGPEELKSWESTLLKMSSNICETNENLDDILSNDILTYVEEQLQREGGLKLPEQLDLVPDCLSTLEPQNQQPEQTVGWPPDPHNQLIPNVGQMVAPPVLGHMKLTHMDLPQLGFNGPTLQQTTCVALQLGTTGAPVTFNPSTQNQYRTLQVADKDNNRGSFSLRQPSANQIHPNPAAQLMQSPHQVMAPNAPAGLQSTNRQSNPRFNFQENQWNSNQADAFVEMYAQSIPSSSSSSCVQDRFALNTQNNANQRPAWSLEQQLVSGGPQQVGARLHQASGYQRNPLHVVNGGPMFRTPETSNVQFPVQRVAEPVLPLSSCMFRNVPTSVPVNGVHPSQRLNPAGNQIPSKPSCLYQGLPRGGSVPGMRAIPDPDEAALSCQVTADLDRGGLLLQQQQYLNFSEPTQINSRPAVGSGGFPFSSLPDGSAYYSESK from the exons TCGGACGTCGTGCACCAGAGTGTGTTCGAGTTGATCCACACGGACGACCGAGCACTCTTCAGACAGCAGCTTCACTTCGCTCTCAACCCCGACACCAGCCAGACGGACAGcctca GCGAGCAGAGCTCGGCGGAGGTCAGCAGCAACGTGATGACCTACGACCCCCAGGCCATCCCTCCGGAGAACTCGTCCTTCCTGGAGAGAAACTTCTGCTGCCGCTTCCGCTGCCTGCTGGACAACTCCTCCGGCTTCCTG gCGCTGAACTTCCGCGGCCGCCTGAAGTTCATCCACGGCCAGAACCGGGTGTCGGAGGACGGGGCGCCGGTTCCCCCGCAGCTCGCCCTGTTCGCCATCGCCACGCAGATGCAGCGGCCCTCCATCCTGGAGATCCGCACCAAGACGCTCATCTTCCAGTCCAAGCACAAGCTGGACTTCACGCCCATGGGCATCGACAACAg AGGGAAGGTGGTCCTGGGTTACAATGAAGTGGAGCTCTGCATGAAAGGCTCCGGCTACAACTTCATCCACGCTGCAGACATGATGTACTGCGCCGACAACCACCTGAGAA TGATGAAAACCGGAGAGAGCGGCTTCACCGTCTTCAGGCTTCTGGCCAAAACCGGGTCGTGGATCTGGGTCCAGGCCAACGCCAGGCTGGTCTTCAAAGCAGGGAAGCCGGACTTCATCGTGGCCCGTCAGAGGGCTTTGAT AAACGAAGAAGGGGAAGATCAGCTCCGCCTCCGTCGGCTGCAGCTGCCGTTCAACTTCACCACCGGGGAGGCGCTGCTTTACGATATCACTCCAACCGTCGACACCCCCGACCCTTGCTCCGCCCCCAAGCAGAGAAAGCTGGACGACCACACCGTGAGCCGCGAGTCCATGATGGGCTGCATGCTGAGCCAGGACCAGTCTCTCTACTGCGACCACAACAAGAACAACGCCTTCAACATCATCAACGACGACGCCTTCAAGCACAGCCACGCCACGGTCAGCGTGCCCGGAGATATGTGGGAGCTCGCGGCGCCCAAACCCGCCGTGGGGAATGTGGTGAAGTCCGAGGACACGGTTCAGGACATGATAGAGACCCTGCAGCAGATCCTCGGGGAGAACGACCTCAGCACCCTGGACGTCGGGCCCGAGGAGCTGAAGAGCTGGGAGAGTACCCTGCTGAAGATGAGCAGCAACATCTGCGAGACCAACGAGAACCTTGACGACATTCTCAGCAACGACATCCTGACATAcgtggaggagcagctgcagagggagggcGGCCTCAAGCTGCCGGAGCAGCTGGACCTGGTGCCGGACTGCCTCTCCACTCTGGAGCCCCAGAACCAGCAACCTGAGCAGACCGTCGGCTGGCCCCCAGATCCCCACAACCAGCTGATACCAAATGTAGGGCAGATGGTAGCGCCTCCAGTCCTGGGCCACATGAAGCTGACCCACATGGATCTTCCTCAGCTGGGTTTTAACGGTCCAACTCTTCAGCAGACCACCTGTGTTGCTCTCCAACTGGGAACCACTGGTGCTCCAGTTACCTTCAACCCCTCCACACAGAACCAATACAGAACCTTGCAAGTCGCTGACAAGGACAACAACCGCGGATCATTCTCGCTGAGGCAaccttcagccaatcagattcaCCCCAACCCAGCGGCTCAGCTAATGCAGAGCCCCCATCAGGTGATGGCGCCGAACGCACCAGCCGGCCTCCAAAGCACCAACAGACAGTCAAATCCTAGGTTCAACTTTCAGGAAAACCAGTGGAACTCAAACCAAGCAGACGCCTTTGTAGAAATGTACGCCCAAAGTATTCCAAGTTCCTCCTCGTCGAGCTGCGTACAGGACCGCTTTGCcctgaacacacaaaacaacgcCAATCAGAGACCGGCCTGGTcactggagcagcagctggtcTCAGGGGGACCCCAACAAGTGGGCGCCCGCCTCCACCAGGCGTCAGGGTATCAAAGGAACCCTCTGCACGTCGTCAATGGCGGTCCGATGTTCAGGACTCCAGAGACCTCAAATGTGCAGTTTCCTGTTCAGCGGGTCGCGGAGCCGGTGCTGCCGCTGAGCAGTTGTATGTTCAGAAACGTGCCCACGTCCGTGCCTGTGAACGGAGTGCACCCCAGCCAGCGACTGAACCCCGCCGGCAACCAGATTCCCTCCAAGCCCTCCTGCCTCTACCAGGGTCTCCCCAGGGGGGGTTCCGTGCCGGGGATGAGGGCCATCCCGGATCCCGATGAGGCCGCGCTGTCCTGCCAAGTGACGGCCGATCTGGACCGGGGcggtctgctgctgcagcaacaGCAGTACCTGAACTTCAGTGAACCGACGCAG ATCAACAGCCGTCCGGCCGTCGGGAGTGGAGGcttccccttctcctctctgcccGACGGGAGCGCTTACTACTCAGAGAGCAAGTAG